One genomic region from Paroceanicella profunda encodes:
- a CDS encoding SDR family oxidoreductase, whose translation MKIFVTGASGFVGAAVVKDLVDAGHRVIGLARSAAAAGTLSALGAEAHAGSLEDRDSLRSGIASADAVVHTAFNHDFSRFRENCEADRDLIAFYGEELNGSDRPIIVTSAIGILPNGETVTEATMPATGEAAHLRAATEAAARQIADEGVNVMVVRLSPSVHGAEDHAFVPTLIRTARQTGVSAYIGEGGNTWPAVHRLDAARLYRLALENGQPGAVYHAVGEEGIPFRDIATAIGEGCGLPVVSKTPNEASDHFGWFTHFAGMNLRASSARTGEALGWSPDRPGLITDMALESYFGSMNIQDR comes from the coding sequence ATGAAGATATTTGTCACAGGCGCCTCGGGCTTCGTGGGGGCAGCCGTTGTCAAGGATCTGGTGGATGCCGGCCACCGGGTGATCGGCCTCGCCCGCTCCGCTGCGGCCGCGGGGACGCTGTCGGCCCTCGGGGCCGAGGCCCATGCCGGAAGTCTCGAGGACCGGGACAGCCTGCGCAGCGGGATCGCCTCTGCGGATGCGGTCGTGCACACGGCCTTCAACCACGACTTCTCAAGGTTTCGGGAGAATTGCGAGGCCGACCGGGACCTGATTGCCTTCTACGGCGAAGAACTCAACGGTTCGGACCGTCCGATCATCGTGACTTCCGCCATCGGAATTCTCCCCAACGGCGAAACGGTGACCGAGGCGACGATGCCCGCCACGGGCGAGGCCGCCCATCTGCGCGCCGCGACCGAGGCAGCGGCCCGCCAGATCGCGGATGAGGGCGTCAACGTCATGGTCGTCCGGCTCTCGCCTTCCGTCCATGGGGCGGAAGACCATGCCTTCGTGCCGACGCTGATCCGCACCGCGCGGCAGACGGGCGTTTCGGCCTATATCGGCGAGGGCGGGAACACTTGGCCTGCGGTGCATCGCCTGGATGCCGCCCGCCTGTACCGCCTGGCCCTGGAGAACGGCCAGCCGGGCGCGGTCTATCATGCGGTCGGCGAAGAGGGCATCCCGTTCCGCGACATCGCGACCGCGATAGGCGAGGGCTGCGGCCTGCCGGTGGTCAGTAAGACCCCGAATGAGGCGTCGGACCACTTTGGATGGTTCACGCATTTCGCGGGTATGAACCTTAGGGCCAGCAGTGCCCGGACCGGTGAGGCCTTGGGATGGTCGCCGGATCGGCCGGGTCTAATAACTGATATGGCGCTCGAGAGCTACTTCGGTTCGATGAATATTCAGGATCGTTAG
- a CDS encoding SDR family oxidoreductase, with product MKTSGNTILVTGGTSGIGRALASEFHDLGNRVIITGRRQELLDQILSEHAGMSAYRLDVDDPADIASVAARVTAEFPDLNVLVNNAGISRAESLVDGEFDLSVAEALVRTNIMGVLHVTAALLPVLQRQATASIVTTTSGLAFVPRANYPTYCASKAFLHVWLQALRTQLSGRGVEVLELVPPYVQTELAGPEQARDPNAMPLVDYIAEVIGIIEDADRPGGEILVDRVKMLRRAEESGRYAETYNRLNGA from the coding sequence TTGAAAACGAGCGGAAACACAATCCTCGTCACCGGCGGAACCAGCGGTATCGGCCGCGCCCTCGCGTCGGAGTTCCATGACCTCGGCAACCGCGTCATCATCACCGGCCGCCGACAGGAGCTGCTGGACCAGATCCTCTCCGAACACGCCGGCATGTCGGCCTACCGGCTGGATGTGGACGACCCCGCCGATATCGCCAGCGTCGCCGCGCGGGTCACGGCCGAATTCCCGGACCTCAACGTGCTGGTCAACAACGCGGGCATCTCGCGCGCCGAAAGCCTCGTGGACGGGGAGTTCGACCTGTCCGTCGCGGAAGCGCTGGTCCGCACCAACATCATGGGCGTGCTGCATGTCACGGCCGCATTGCTGCCGGTGTTGCAGCGTCAGGCCACCGCCAGCATCGTGACCACGACCTCCGGCCTCGCCTTCGTGCCGCGGGCCAACTATCCGACCTATTGCGCCAGCAAGGCCTTCCTTCATGTCTGGCTTCAGGCGCTCCGCACGCAGTTGAGTGGCCGCGGTGTCGAGGTTCTGGAACTCGTGCCGCCCTACGTTCAGACCGAACTCGCCGGACCCGAGCAGGCCCGCGATCCGAACGCCATGCCGCTGGTCGACTACATCGCAGAGGTCATCGGGATCATCGAGGACGCGGATAGGCCGGGGGGCGAGATCCTGGTGGACCGCGTGAAGATGTTGCGCCGGGCGGAAGAAAGCGGACGCTACGCGGAAACTTACAACCGCCTGAACGGCGCCTGA